From the Pseudomonas sp. SORT22 genome, one window contains:
- the nth gene encoding endonuclease III, which translates to MNAAKRLEIFRRLHEDNPEPKTELAYTSPFELLIAVILSAQATDVSVNKATAKLYPVANTPQAIHALGVDGLSEYIKTIGLYNSKAKNVIETCRLLMEQHGSQVPETREALEALPGVGRKTANVVLNTAFRQLAMAVDTHIFRVSNRTGIAPGKTVLEVEKALMKFVPKPYLLDAHHWLILHGRYVCQARKPRCGSCRIEDLCEYKQKTSDD; encoded by the coding sequence ATGAATGCCGCCAAACGCCTGGAAATTTTTCGCAGGTTGCATGAAGACAACCCCGAGCCGAAAACCGAGCTGGCCTACACCAGTCCTTTCGAACTGCTGATTGCGGTCATCCTCTCGGCACAGGCTACCGACGTCAGCGTGAACAAGGCCACGGCCAAACTGTACCCGGTCGCCAATACCCCGCAAGCCATCCATGCCCTGGGTGTTGACGGCCTGTCGGAGTACATCAAGACCATCGGCCTGTACAACAGCAAGGCGAAAAACGTCATCGAAACCTGTCGCCTGCTGATGGAGCAACATGGCAGCCAGGTACCAGAAACCCGAGAAGCGCTTGAAGCACTACCCGGGGTTGGCCGCAAGACCGCCAACGTGGTGCTCAACACCGCCTTTCGGCAACTGGCCATGGCCGTTGATACGCATATTTTCCGGGTCAGCAACCGCACCGGCATTGCCCCGGGCAAGACCGTTCTGGAAGTTGAAAAGGCCTTGATGAAGTTCGTGCCCAAGCCGTACCTGCTTGACGCCCACCATTGGTTGATCCTGCACGGGCGCTATGTGTGCCAGGCGCGCAAACCCCGTTGCGGTAGTTGCCGGATCGAAGATTTGTGCGAGTACAAGCAGAAAACTTCGGACGATTGA